One window from the genome of Lentisphaera araneosa HTCC2155 encodes:
- a CDS encoding LacI family DNA-binding transcriptional regulator produces MDKEENKKKAHTVRLKDVALLAGVSQPTVSRVINNNSSVKPLTVKKVKDAIEKLAYEIQPVHKRKGHRAPRRRPKRYLQKQIAVLTQVEPYLLQAPVYHRLLQRIEQALNQEDFNLIIKNLPKNLPWESLPKKLDGAILFNVDLSDLTLLQKLRSLPCVRVMGSTEKFDYFDHVTYESVIGDLAANYFIKHGHKTVACLGEEIGVRKQSFLKRCKSAGLVTYTDSGFSVEDESPRGHKPNFIEIYNAVENLSKQEVLPTAIFTTSDTVAIGLHQILLAHQIMDIKKICIIGVNNDYVLDNLYPRPLSVDIQVESIADQAIERLFLRMKNPQEPIRQLHLTPIISDGNNFL; encoded by the coding sequence ATGGATAAAGAAGAAAATAAGAAGAAAGCCCATACAGTAAGATTAAAAGATGTTGCTTTGCTTGCTGGGGTATCTCAGCCAACTGTTTCAAGAGTTATTAATAATAATAGTAGCGTAAAACCCCTGACGGTAAAAAAGGTTAAAGATGCCATAGAAAAATTGGCTTATGAAATACAACCTGTTCATAAAAGAAAGGGACATAGAGCACCAAGACGAAGGCCTAAGCGTTACCTACAAAAACAAATAGCGGTTCTTACTCAGGTGGAACCCTACTTATTACAGGCACCAGTCTACCACAGACTCTTGCAAAGGATCGAACAGGCTTTAAACCAAGAAGACTTTAATCTGATCATAAAAAACCTACCTAAAAACCTGCCCTGGGAGAGTCTCCCAAAAAAACTTGATGGCGCCATTTTATTTAATGTTGATCTCAGTGATTTGACGTTACTCCAAAAATTGAGGTCACTCCCCTGCGTTAGAGTGATGGGGTCCACGGAAAAATTTGATTACTTTGATCATGTGACTTATGAGAGTGTGATTGGAGATCTAGCGGCGAATTATTTTATTAAACACGGCCATAAAACGGTGGCATGTTTAGGTGAAGAAATTGGAGTGAGAAAACAGTCATTCTTGAAGCGATGTAAATCCGCAGGCTTAGTGACTTACACGGATAGTGGATTTTCTGTGGAAGACGAATCACCAAGGGGGCATAAGCCAAATTTCATCGAGATCTACAATGCTGTTGAAAATTTAAGTAAGCAAGAAGTTTTACCTACGGCCATATTCACAACTTCAGACACTGTAGCAATCGGCTTGCACCAGATTTTGTTAGCTCATCAAATAATGGATATCAAAAAAATATGCATTATTGGAGTGAATAATGATTATGTATTAGATAATTTATACCCCAGGCCCTTGTCTGTCGATATCCAAGTTGAATCGATTGCTGACCAAGCCATTGAAAGACTCTTTCTCCGTATGAAAAACCCGCAAGAACCTATTAGGCAATTACACTTGACTCCTATTATTTCAGACGGGAACAACTTTCTATAA